One Gossypium hirsutum isolate 1008001.06 chromosome A11, Gossypium_hirsutum_v2.1, whole genome shotgun sequence genomic window carries:
- the LOC107909800 gene encoding uncharacterized protein isoform X2, producing the protein MKNIQSTQDKKPSTQASHEPKTEPQNSQIADGPLADSGSLSTSSNDGKKVSRQDIELVQNLIERCLQLYMNRDEVVKTLLTRARIDPGFTTLVWQKLEEENADFFRAYYIRLKLKKQILLFNHLLEHQYHMMKYPVPPKVPMAPIQNGIHPMPVNNLPMGYPVLQQPQFPAAGQPHMDSMGISSCHVVNGVPATSNFQPMRMNSGNDNASDVIPAVPPTTAMSSMSEMPLSCTSVASSGSFPFSASDMSGMGVDTSALDSAFTTDVASSVGLQLGQDNETGNSRDSFRPLDQIQWNFSLTDLTADLSNLGDLGALGNYPGSPFLPSDSEILLDSSEQENIVEEFFVDSVPEQPCSPSDEDKS; encoded by the exons ATGAAGAACATACAG AGCACACAAGATAAAAAACCCTCAACTCAAGCTTCACATGAACCAAAAACAGAACCACAAAACAGTCAAATAGCAGATGGCCCCTTAGCAGATTCTGGCTCTTTATCTACTTCAAGCAATGATGGCAAAAAAGTTTCACGCCAAGATATAGAACTT GTCCAGAATTTAATTGAACGATGTTTACAACTCTATATGAACAGAGATGAGGTTGTCAAAACCCTCTTGACTCGAGCGAGGATAGACCCTGGATTCACAACTTTAG TATGGCAGAAGCTGGAAGAGGAAAATGCTGACTTTTTCAGGGCTTATTATATAAGGCTGAAGTTAAAGAAGCAAATCCTTTTATTCAACCATTTGCTTGAGCATCAATATCACATGATGAAATATCCTGTGCCTCCAAAGGTTCCTATGGCTCCAATACAAAATGGGATCCATCCCATGCCCG TTAACAATTTACCAATGGGATACCCTGTGCTGCAACAACCTCAATTTCCAGCTGCAGGGCAACCTCATATGGACTCCATGGGTATATCAAGCTGTCATGTTGTCAACGGAGTCCCTGCTACCAGCAACTTTCAACCTATGCGGATGAATTCTGGGAATGA CAATGCCAGTGATGTAATACCTGCAGTTCCACCAACCACTGCCATGTCATCCATGTCAGAGATGCCTTTGAGCTGTACATCAGTAGCATCCAGTGGGAGTTTTCCCTTCAGTGCATCAGATATGTCAGGGATGGGAGTAGACACATCGGCACTTGATTCAGCCTTCACAACAGATGTGGCAAGTTCAGTAGGATTGCAGCTGGGACAGGATAATGAAACTGGGAATTCTAGAGATTCCTTTAGACCACTTGATCAGATTCAGTGGAATTTCAGTCTCACAGATCTGACTGCAGACTTGTCAAACTTGGGAG ATCTAGGTGCCCTTGGGAATTACCCTGGTTCTCCTTTTCTTCCCTCTGATTCAGAAATTTTGCTTGATTCTTCGGAGCAAGAGAATATAG TGGAGGAATTTTTTGTTGATTCTGTCCCCGAACAGCCGTGCTCTCCGTCTGATGAAGATAAATCCTAG
- the LOC107909802 gene encoding phosphatidylinositol 4-kinase gamma 4, with the protein MSSAGLAVVTIRNEPLVPPDHMNPELGFCENESIWIYLALCGSMIPMRVLESDSIESLKLRIQTCKGFVVKNQKLVCSGRELARSNSLIRDYGVNDGNVLHLVLRLSDLQVITVKTTSGKEFTFHVERGRDVSYVKQQIARREKGFTDLDEQEVVCDGECLEDQRRIDDICKHNDAVLHLLVRKSAKVRAKPIAKNFELSVVAPELKDKQDFDAGKKENSKQYDLGGEESWSGYDVGREEVPKKPLDRDFLLEPVIVNPKVELSSVIVDMINLTFDGLDNGKIPIRSVEGTGGAYFMQDSLGQKFVSVFKPIDEEPLAVNNPRNLPVSTDGVGLKKGTRVGEGAFREVAAYILDLYKNEQGKIYGDEKGFSGVPPTAMIKCLHSCFNNPDDLTTVKIGSLQLFVENTGSCEDIGPGSFPVDQVHKISVLDIRLANVDRHAGNILLNKDEDGQILLIPIDHGYCLPESFEDCTFEWLYWPQSRQSYSSEIIDYIKSLDAEEDIALLKFLGWDMSPKCARTFRVSTMLLKKGAERGLTPFAIGSILCRENIKVKSVIEEIVQEAEDSVLPGTSEAAFLETLSDIMDRRLDEIEC; encoded by the exons ATGTCGTCTGCTGGTCTTGCCGTCGTTACTATTCGAAATGAACCTTTGGTTCCTCCTGATCACATGAATCCTGAATTGGGTTTTTGTGAAAACGAATCAATTTGGATATATTTGGCCCTTTGTGGATCGATGATTCCAATGCGGGTTTTGGAATCAGATTCTATTGAGTCCTTGAAGCTACGAATTCAAACCTGTAAAGGGTTTGTTGTAAAGAATCAGAAGTTGGTTTGTAGTGGCCGGGAGCTGGCTCGGAGTAATTCCCTTATTCGTGACTATGGAGTCAATGATGGGAATGTTCTGCATTTGGTTCTTAGGCTTTCTGATCTTCAGGTCATTACTGTTAAGACTACTTCTGGCAAAGAATTTACATTTCATGTGGAACGAGGACGGGATGTTAGTTACGTGAAACAGCAGATTGCTAGGAGAGAGAAAGGGTTTACTGATCTTGATGAGCAAGAAGTTGTTTGTGATGGGGAGTGTTTGGAGGATCAGAGGCGTATTGATGATATATGTAAGCACAATGATGCAGTATTGCATTTATTAGTTCGAAAGTCTGCCAAAGTTAGGGCTAAGCCCATTGCTAAGAATTTTGAGTTGTCTGTTGTGGCACCAGAATTGAAAGACAAACAAGATTTTGATGCAGGTAAGAAGGAAAACAGTAAACAATATGATCTTGGTGGCGAAGAGAGTTGGAGTGGCTATGATGTTGGTAGAGAGGAGGTACCAAAAAAGCCTCTTGATAGGGATTTTTTACTCGAACCAGTTATTGTTAATCCCAAGGTTGAATTATCTTCAGTCATAGTGGATATGATTAATTTGACCTTTGATGGATTGGATAATGGTAAAATTCCAATTAGATCTGTGGAGGGTACTGGAGGAGCTTATTTCATGCAAGATTCTTTGGGTCAAAAATTTGTTTCTGTTTTTAAACCAATTGATGAGGAGCCTTTAGCTGTTAACAATCCTCGAAACTTACCAGTTTCAACCGATGGTGTAGGGTTGAAGAAAGGTACAAGAGTTGGAGAAGGAGCATTCAGGGAAGTTGCAGCTTATATTTTGGATCTTTATAAGAATGAACAGGGCAAGATATATGGTGATGAGAAGGGTTTTTCTGGAGTTCCTCCTACTGCTATGATCAAATGTTTGCATAGCTGCTTTAACAATCCTGATGATTTAACAACAGTTAAGATTGGTTCATTGCAGTTGTTTGTGGAGAATACTGGAAGTTGTGAGGATATTGGTCCTGGGTCTTTCCCTGTTGACCAAGTACACAAAATCTCTGTTTTGGATATAAGATTGGCTAATGTAGATCGGCATGCTGGGAACATTTTATTGAACAAGGATGAAGATGGGCAGATATTATTGATTCCAATTGATCACGGCTATTGTTTGCCTGAAAGT TTTGAAGATTGCACATTTGAATGGCTGTATTGGCCTCAATCTCGCCAGTCTTACTCTTCTGAGATAATTGATTATATAAAATCCCTTGACGCTGAAGAAGATATTGCTCTTTTGAAATTTCTTGGATGGGATATGTCGCCTAAATGTGCACGTACTTTCCGCGTCTCCACCATGCTCCTCAAAAAAGGTGCAGAGAGAGGGCTCACTCCCTTTGCTATTGGAAGTATATTGTGCAGAGAGAACATTAAGGTGAAATCTGTGATTGAGGAAATTGTCCAAGAGGCAGAGGATTCTGTGCTGCCAGGCACAAGTGAAGCTGCATTTCTTGAAACACTATCTGATATCATGGATCGCCGTCTTGACGAGATTGAGTGCTGA
- the LOC107944942 gene encoding serine hydroxymethyltransferase-like, giving the protein MGLDTPSGGNTSHGYYTPHGRKVSSASIFFESLPYKVNPQTGSYSREWDYGRFRQIADKCGAVLLCDMAQISGLIAAKNLPIFLKVLLLLQEKRLLNWKISHRLQSFQLVLDKSYLVPELKTRIKKYFEGDEEALPSVLEAILRRKLAGKHEETDDELMDELEVQPRDDVDDEEFESDFDNLYSTDEEILAMFLMK; this is encoded by the exons ATGGGATTGGATACTCCATCAGGAGGGAATACCAGTCATGGGTATTATACCCCACATGGTAGAAAAGTATCTTCTGCTTCAATTTTCTTTGAGAGTTTGCCATATAAAGTGAATCCACAAACTGG TTCGTATTCGAGGGAATGGGATTACGGAAGGTTTCGACAGATTGCGGATAAGTGTGGTGCTGTTTTGCTTTGTGATATGGCTCAAATTAGTGGACTTATTGCTGCTAAG AATTTGCCAATTTTCCTGAAAGTGTTGTTGCTCTTGCAAGAGAAAAGGCTGTTGAATTGGAAGATTTCTCACCGACTTCAATCATTTCAACTGGTGCTGGATAAGAG TTATTTGGTGCCAGAGCTGAAAACCCGAATCAAGAAGTACTTTGAAGGGGATGAAGAGGCACTCCCTTCAGTTCTTGAGGCCATTTTGCGTAGAAAGTTAGCTGGGAAGCATGAGGAGAccgatgatgaattgatggatgaattggAGGTGCAACCACGAGACGATGTGGATGATGAAGAGTTCGAGTCAGATTTTGATAATTTGTACTCGACTGATGAAGAGATACTTGCaatgtttttgatgaaataa
- the LOC107909800 gene encoding uncharacterized protein isoform X1, producing the protein MKNIQSTQDKKPSTQASHEPKTEPQNSQIADGPLADSGSLSTSSNDGKKVSRQDIELVQNLIERCLQLYMNRDEVVKTLLTRARIDPGFTTLVWQKLEEENADFFRAYYIRLKLKKQILLFNHLLEHQYHMMKYPVPPKVPMAPIQNGIHPMPVNNLPMGYPVLQQPQFPAAGQPHMDSMGISSCHVVNGVPATSNFQPMRMNSGNDMVMDSNASDVIPAVPPTTAMSSMSEMPLSCTSVASSGSFPFSASDMSGMGVDTSALDSAFTTDVASSVGLQLGQDNETGNSRDSFRPLDQIQWNFSLTDLTADLSNLGDLGALGNYPGSPFLPSDSEILLDSSEQENIVEEFFVDSVPEQPCSPSDEDKS; encoded by the exons ATGAAGAACATACAG AGCACACAAGATAAAAAACCCTCAACTCAAGCTTCACATGAACCAAAAACAGAACCACAAAACAGTCAAATAGCAGATGGCCCCTTAGCAGATTCTGGCTCTTTATCTACTTCAAGCAATGATGGCAAAAAAGTTTCACGCCAAGATATAGAACTT GTCCAGAATTTAATTGAACGATGTTTACAACTCTATATGAACAGAGATGAGGTTGTCAAAACCCTCTTGACTCGAGCGAGGATAGACCCTGGATTCACAACTTTAG TATGGCAGAAGCTGGAAGAGGAAAATGCTGACTTTTTCAGGGCTTATTATATAAGGCTGAAGTTAAAGAAGCAAATCCTTTTATTCAACCATTTGCTTGAGCATCAATATCACATGATGAAATATCCTGTGCCTCCAAAGGTTCCTATGGCTCCAATACAAAATGGGATCCATCCCATGCCCG TTAACAATTTACCAATGGGATACCCTGTGCTGCAACAACCTCAATTTCCAGCTGCAGGGCAACCTCATATGGACTCCATGGGTATATCAAGCTGTCATGTTGTCAACGGAGTCCCTGCTACCAGCAACTTTCAACCTATGCGGATGAATTCTGGGAATGA CATGGTGATGGACAGCAATGCCAGTGATGTAATACCTGCAGTTCCACCAACCACTGCCATGTCATCCATGTCAGAGATGCCTTTGAGCTGTACATCAGTAGCATCCAGTGGGAGTTTTCCCTTCAGTGCATCAGATATGTCAGGGATGGGAGTAGACACATCGGCACTTGATTCAGCCTTCACAACAGATGTGGCAAGTTCAGTAGGATTGCAGCTGGGACAGGATAATGAAACTGGGAATTCTAGAGATTCCTTTAGACCACTTGATCAGATTCAGTGGAATTTCAGTCTCACAGATCTGACTGCAGACTTGTCAAACTTGGGAG ATCTAGGTGCCCTTGGGAATTACCCTGGTTCTCCTTTTCTTCCCTCTGATTCAGAAATTTTGCTTGATTCTTCGGAGCAAGAGAATATAG TGGAGGAATTTTTTGTTGATTCTGTCCCCGAACAGCCGTGCTCTCCGTCTGATGAAGATAAATCCTAG